The Brassica rapa cultivar Chiifu-401-42 chromosome A10, CAAS_Brap_v3.01, whole genome shotgun sequence genome segment TCGAGGTAGTGCTATGTCTATTCTAATGCATGGGACACCGTATTCTCCTCTTACAAAGGAGATATACATGAGCCACCTAAATCAATCATAACTAGTGTCTTGTATTTGTTCTTTTAAAAAAGTCGTTAGTTTAGGCATTTAGTGCTTTTGTTTCAGATCTATCATTTCACTCTCAAAGTAAATTTACATGTACTAGCTACAAAAATTGATAGAGACAAGAAGCTAAATGATCTttgtattgttgttgttgtttttatgTAGAAGGAAGAAAACGAAAGCCTTACCACATCAACTGGAGAACCGATACAAACAGCAAAGAATCCAGCAGCTAAACCAGCTAGCAGATGAGTTAGAACACTGTCTCCAAATCCTGGAATTTTCATAATTGTCTGCATGTGTATACAAGTATTAAAACATACAAATCACTAACCATCACACAAGTAGAAGCCAAACAAGTCTTTATAAAACAGTAAAGGAAACATTTTAATGAGTTAAAGAAAATATCAACCCACCTCCTTGATTTGATCATAACTAGCTAGCTCTGCAGCGTTTACAATAGCGTTCCTTGCTATATTAGGACCAAGCCCTGTCCACAGCGCACTAACTCCTTCCTGTTTTTCAATAAATCAAAAGGCTTTAACTCTCTATTAACCAAGTATTTTGTTTGACATTTTGATTCGAAAATTAGTTTACTGACCATCTTCACTATTGTGAAATAAGCGTCTACAGCTCCAGCGTAACGCCTAGGAACCCCAGCTGGTAGTTTTCCTTCTGATTGAAGCCGAACTTTTACAAGATCGGTTGGATTAGCTACTATGATAGCTATAGCCCCTGTTGTCACCATAAGAAAAgattcattttatttaatgtcAAGCTTTCACTCAGATCATATAAATCAAGAACAGAACTCACCGGTTAACAAAGCTGCAAGAATCTTTTGATATAATGGAATATCCCCAATAAAGTCACTTCCAACCAACAATGTCTTGACCTGGTGATCGAAATTGTCATCAATAAGAGAGTACATAGAACAAGCAGTAGTAATGTGAGACTCACAGGCTCGTATAAACCAATCCTTAAGCCACCATAGATACATTGACGATGCAGTCCTGCAATAACACCTTTCCAAAGTCCTGAGATACCTTCTTCTCTTGCTATGGTAGAGAGAGTGCCTAAGGAGCCTCTGTACTTGGGCAAATTATCACCGTCTCCGGTGGGGATCTTTCTTTGGAGCTGAAGCCTTACTTTAGCTGTGTCCAATGGTACGGTACATAACTGCAACATCATTCAATAAGGGTTGCCTCAAGGCTACAACAAACATAACtgaaaacacacacataaaaGTCATGTCTTTTGAACAAAAACGTTGAAATGTAAGTAACTCACACATTATCATTAATTAAATAAGCGTCACGAAAATTCCACCTAAGATGGTCTAGTAGTCTACAACTTAAAGTCTCTAACTTTATCTATAGATTGTTCATCAataaactaactaactaactaacagATTTAAAACTAAGACTAAAGACTCTGACTTTCAAATCAATCATCTCGCACTAGATAGATATACCTCTGCGAAACAAGCTGCGAAAGCGCTGCAAATGAATGTTTCGAGAAACGAAATCTCGATCCTGGGGTTGAGATCCGCCATTGTTGTTGCTGTGTAAAGACAAGAGCGAAATCTCGGGAGGGGCAAATGAAGGAAGAAAGGAGCTAACTTTCTCCTGTAATTATAGATTCTTAAAGATGGGTTCGATCAGTGATTTAGAGTGGAAATGAAGATAAGTTCTTTTTCTAGATCAATGAGACGTTGCAATGGCGTCACCAATTCAGGAAAAACAAGTACACAGTCTCAATCCATCGTGTCATGATGATTACTATTCCCACattgtttatttttctaatttttttttaatttattaaggtCCCTTTTTAATCTCTGTTCTAATCAGCATTAAACACGTCGTTAGCCAATGATTAGGATATCGAAACTAGAGACCCTCCGTCTCCTTTGGAAGGTTACTTGGAGCGTGATGCAGTCAGGGCCTTTGTCAGTTTGTTGTCCCCGCTGACTGATCAAGGATCTTGTACGGCTCCATCCATGTGCCATGATGGCCCATGAGTTGCAAACCAGTTGAAAGCATGTTGACATCATCTTCAGGTTCTCGTGATGTCGTCATAGCTTCCAAGAGCGATAAATAATCGGAATCCTAGAAACTATATTTGATCTTCAACagaaacagaaagaaaaaaagtgaaGTGTATAGAGACACACACCGCCTCGCCATGAACCCTTGACAAGCATACCAACGTAAACAACACACAGACACACGCAAATCTCATGAATCTCAATCATTAAGGCCAtgctctttattttttttgcatttgatgCAGCATCTGAATAGATATTTGGATGTTGCATCCCAACATCgttcattcatatagttagtaTTTGGATCTATATATAACACAAGTTAGCTGTTcgcttttttatttattttgtaataattaactAAAAAGACAAAAAGATAATGATTTATATCATTAATAATTAGCTAATTACATTATTCCTATGAATATATTGGAATTATAtttgtaacaaaataaaatacagTTTTGTTTAGTTTTGGTTCGAAAATCcgatttttgcggttttggtagAAAAATCCGATTTTGTGGTTTTgacaaaattttgatttgtcGTTTTCGGCAAGAAAAATCAACTTTATGATTTTGGCGAAAAACTTCCGTATTACAATATTGGCGGAAAAACTCAGTTTACGGTTTTGGCACggaaatttgattttatgattttggcGAAAAATTGATTTGGATATGGCAGAAAAACTCATTTTGTCATTTTGGCAGGAAAAGTCGATTTTgaggttttggcgagaaaatccGGTTTGCGGTTTTAGCGAGAAAACTCAATTTTGAAGTTTTTGGCGAAAAAACTAAATTTGCTATTTTGGCAGAAAAATCCGATTTACAGCTTTGgctaaaaaaatccaaaattgtGATTTTTGCTGAAAGActaattttgcagttttggtggaaaaaatCTGATTTTGTCGTTTTGGtagataaaattgattttgtgTTTTGGAGAGAATccaattttatggttttggcgtaaaaactcaagatttgcagttttggcaaaaaaacaAGATTTGTGGTTTGGTGAAAAACTCGTTTTGACGATtttgtttgaaaattttgaattatCTTTTTCGCGAAAATCTTGATTTTGCGATTTGAGGAAAATATATGACTTATAGTTACAGTAACTAATTTAACTGATTATCTTTGTATTAAGGGTAATtaagttttttagattttgaatgCAAATTTTGCATCTTAACTCAATATTTTGCTTCccaaatatttagattttatagTTTTTGCATCTAGATATTGATACAATAGTATACAACGAAcaacatttgaatatttgcatcTAGCTATAGTGTGAGAATACAAAAACTATCAGAGCCTAAATCCTTGAAAAAGAACAAGAAGTAACGCAAGCCAGAAAGGGGGCACTAATCgaatatccagattttttgAGGTATGCGTTATCCAT includes the following:
- the LOC103845321 gene encoding mitochondrial uncoupling protein 2: MADLNPRIEISFLETFICSAFAACFAELCTVPLDTAKVRLQLQRKIPTGDGDNLPKYRGSLGTLSTIAREEGISGLWKGVIAGLHRQCIYGGLRIGLYEPVKTLLVGSDFIGDIPLYQKILAALLTGAIAIIVANPTDLVKVRLQSEGKLPAGVPRRYAGAVDAYFTIVKMEGVSALWTGLGPNIARNAIVNAAELASYDQIKETIMKIPGFGDSVLTHLLAGLAAGFFAVCIGSPVDVVKSRMMGDSTYRNTIDCFIKTMKTEGIMAFYKGFLPNFTRLGTWNVVMFLTLEQVKKVFLREVLLD